Part of the Candoia aspera isolate rCanAsp1 chromosome 1, rCanAsp1.hap2, whole genome shotgun sequence genome, TTCAGTATTCCCCAGTTTCATTGCCATGTCCATCTCCTAatgttaattctttattttttatttgtttatgtgttgtatctatatttttcttttggtttttgactataagttcaataaataaatattcttcacAGATTCATTTTTTGGTGTGTATGTAAAGAGGTGAAATAAGCCAGAttccatttttctctctcccccctcccccagatgtTCCCATTTCTAGGATTGTAAAATAGTCATTAGGAGGAAGATTATGAGAGCCACTTTGGGGTAGCAgccaaggtgctgggctagaaattgaGAGGGTGTGAATTTTAGTCCTCCCTTAGGGATGGAAGCCAGTTGGTGACTTTAGGCCGGtgactttttctcagcccaaaaccaccccacagggttgttacagggaaaagagaagggagcattatgtatgccactttgagttggacaaaataaaggtgggatataaatttaacaaaatcaATGTGTAACAAAATCGTCTTAAACTAACCATAATAGACAAATAGGTTTTATAAGCAAGATATAAGGTAATTTAACTTTACGATCTACTAAAGGTGAACAGTTGTATCTATATTCCTGATAAACCAAAGGAGTAGAATATTAATCAGATTTCCATTCTTGATTATTACTAAGAGTTGGAAACTTGCTTGTGACTAAAACATAAATTTTGACCAAATCATGCATTTTGGATTAAAATAGGACAGAGAGCATGTGGGCCTTAGGATGTTGCTTATCTGTAGCTCCCAGCAGTCATAACAATTTCCATAGAAAAGGATACTGTCTGTTGCAATCCTGTTGCATCTAGAGAACCATAAATTTCCCACTCCTGGATTAAATGTATCAAACTTGCCACAAATACGCAACATGCATGCTTAAGCATATCCTAACCATATTTCTCTGACATTTGCTGATGGTACACAATGGTACACAAATAATACTTCTTTAAATGATTGGCAATTTGTTTTAAAGTGAGGGAAAAGCGTATCTCACAAGGTAGGTAGGCTATGATGCACCATTGTCTTTATATTTGGTTGTAAGATCGCTATTCAATCACTATACTTCAACTTCTTTCATCACAGATCGAGCAGCAAGCTGttctatatacatattttaataaaacaagTGAACAAATTAAGATAATCTTTGTTAATTTTCTGAAGTCTGTAATCAAAAGCAAGAAACATTGGCTTCATGTGACTTGTGTAGAGTTATTGCCTTCAGCCTACAAGATAAATTTCCCTGTTAATCATGCTGTTCATTCTTCTATAAAATATCTTCTGGATTTACTGAAACAAGTTGCTAGGATGGAGTAGAGATAGCTGAAATCTAGGGCAGAATTGGATTAATCTTTCTATAGGCAACTTTATCTTTGTATTCTTGCCCCAATATTCGTTAACCATGTATAGGCAAATCACAGAACGAATTCGTATCTTAAAATCTAGACTAGTGCTTAATGTTTCAGATCCTTCACTCAGATTCCatgtattatattaataataaagtgTAACTAACATGGGTTTTGGTTGGTTTTGTTTGCCTTTGCAGGGTATGTACGTATTTTTGCATGCAGTAAAAGGAACGCCTTTTGAAACACCTGACCAAGGTAAAGCAAGACTGCTGACTCACTGGGAACAGCTGGATTATGGTGTACAGTTTACATCTTCACGAAAATTCTTCACAATCTCGCCGATAATTctgtaagtttttaaaattctgtgacTTTTCTAATGCTTCAGATTTAAAACAAATCTTTTAAAGAGTACTATTTGGTGTGGCATTAATACTGCAGTGAGCAAACCAGGATCTAAAATCTGCAAGTTATTTAGAATCACTATGTTCGGTTATTCATGTATCTGAATTAGTGTGCTCTTAAAGAAGAACAAAATACGTTTCTGTATACTTGGAATTTTTGTAATGGAAGTGATAGCTTCATACGTAGTAATTTGCAGAGATGTACAGAGAAGTATCTTGCAGAATTGGGACAGAGAGTATTCTGTTACCAGTGTTAATTCAAAACAAGTGTAacatttcagaaatagtttgaaTTTCTCTGTTGGATTCAAAATGCCACAGCCTAACCTTTTACAAATTTTACCATTTTACAAATAAGATTTCTTCAATTAACTAAAACGTAATATAAAAAGCTAAGGAACATTACATGTCCAAAACCAATActttagaaaataataattttgtagtgTACCAGATACAGTAAAATTCAATTGGCAGTCATGGTAAAAATGGAGCATCATCATGAGCTATAGAAATATTAGGGCTGAAGACTTAGAACAAGCCTAGCAGCTATAATAATGTTCATTTCAGGAGGTGTTAGGTGAGGCAACATTCTcactcctattttatttttaaatgaactttaAAGTGCTGTAAATGTGAGCTCAGTGGGAAATTGCCAAGATTGGGAGACAGGAGAATGGCATTGTGTTTATGCCAATGATAATTTTCAGGCCAAGGAACATTTTTGTTTTAGATCATGGCTTAGATATCTTTCAGCTAAGCTTTCTTAGTTATTAcgttatttgaaaataaattgtcCCAGTGTGACTTTCTAGACAATCATAGAACAGCTTAAAAGTTTTGATCGTTGGATATTGTCGTCAGTCTTGGTCTACGTATAGATTCTTGCCTGTAAGTCTGccttgttatattgtttttaaataccAAAGAAAGATAGTACATTCCTGCCACTATAAAAGATTTCATGCTAAGATACCAACGTAGCATCCTTGCTGGCTGGGCTTGAGGCAGTGTTCTCAAAACTAAATCATGTCCAGACCTATTTCTTTTGAGCCCTTCTCTATATCCCAAAGTCTGTTACTATTGCACCTGCATCTCTGGAAACATGAGAGAGCCTGCATGGTGAAATAGCCTGGCCGTCAGCTGTAAAGCTATTGTTATAATATAATGTTTTTTGGAGATAAGCACAGAATTGTTTGTAAAATATCCTTATGTAGTACAAGGATGAAATCTGTGGTCCAAAAAAGCCctgggttatttatttttattttcatactaCTCAATTCCCAATGGATTCCTAGCAGTTAACTGCATAAAACCTCCAGGAGTCAATTACCATCATCTTTTCTCTAACTACATTTCAGTGCTGTACTTAAAACAAAAACTCAGAACTCTGTTGCTTCTTTCATAGAATATATTCACCATATTCCTTAACATCTCATGAAAATCCCCTTCTGCTAGTTACTGGAACTTGAATGTAGCTCAGTGTTGGTTAGCTTTTTCTCTGGGTggatttaatgaaatattttgagATGGAATGCAGCAGAGCTGAACTGTTCTGGGCCAAGGTAAGGCAGGGGTGGCGGGGAGCCAAGAATATCAGCAGCATAcatgagggagggaagggaaaatcatgggacgttggcAGCCACTGAGGAGGGAGGGAATGAAGGAAAGGGACTAAGAAAATGGGACAGGTGGGGGTGAAGAGATATGCTAAGTCAAGAGCTGTGGAAGAAAGGGGGTGACACACCTCAATTCCTTACTGCAGCTGGATTTTGATTTGCCCAAAAGCTGAAACAATCAAAAATATTCCAGATTTTGATTTTGCCAAGCTTTGGCAGAACCACTGGAGCATGGTGGTTTGTTTTGGGTTCAAaacatttttcccatttcttgtacattccccccacccccaatatatTCTGCTGCATACATGGGCAAATTGGGTCATTCTATTTCTAATATAAACAACTATGTATCATAAGTAAGATTATTCCTAATCAGATTAAATACATAAATGGTTACATAAGagaaaaaatatgattttttttattccaaataATGTATTTTGCTCTTCTCCTCTAAATTTTAACTTTCTATTCATtctgattttctgtttcttttcaataCAGATATTTCTTGGCAAGCTTCTACACCAAATACGACCCAACACATTTCATTCTAAACACAGCTTCTCTTTTGAGTGTGCTTATTCCTAAACTGCCACAACTGCATGGAGTCAGGATCTTCGGAATCAACAAATATTAAGCGAGAGATGTGCAGTGTGAGCAATCTGACCAAGATGTGGCCTGGTTTGATCCTTGTCCTTGACAGAAGGAATGGCTTGTTTTGCAGCTTATACTGTGTATTACTAGATAAGTTTCACATCTCTTTGGAGACTCTACTGCAAAGATGTCAATGCTGTTCTTTACAGGAGAATCAGAGACTGTCAGAAGATATATTAAACTTGATTATATATCTTTGGAGCATAGGTTTCTGTAAAGAGCTGGGCAGGCCTAGCTCTCTAAAGATAGCAGCATTGATGGGAAATAGGCTGAAATAACAAGTGAGCTGAAAAGGGATACAAGAAATTTTATTGATACATAGTTGTAATCTTTTACAAGTCAGCCAGCAATAGTAATAAATGATTGGGGGGAGGAAATaccatatttcttcattttttcatgttttgtttggGCTAATTTTAGGGCAAGGTTTTCTATCCAGCTTGAGGTGTTATAAGGTTGATATTAATGAGTTGCAGTGAACTTCATACCTTACCTATTCATGAGTCTTAATCACAGTGACTTTTCCAGTTTGAGGTCTTTGAACTCTGGGGAATGATATGTCAACTTTTCAGGGGTTTTATATACAATTAAACTGATTGGTATACTACTTGATTTCCAGAAATAGGTGGTTATTCTATACTTCTCATTCTACTGTATCTGAAAAACTTCcctcaaacaaaaaaaaaatcctagggtCAGAAACTAGCAAAAGCTACTAAATAAACTGACATTTCTGGCCTGTGGGTTCAGAACAAGAGCTGCAATCTGTTAGGAAAATGTTATCTGCAGTAGAAGAGGTAGTCATTTTGAACAGAAAACTTCTATGACAAGAATTTCAAACATCAAGCAGAGCGTAATATATTCTCACCACGGAGTAAGATTGAAGAAGATTTGGAGGAAGTGGTTTGGATCTCACAGAAATGCAGCAGCACTTCACTCTTCATTAAAAGCAGCCTGACTTTTCCAaagcaagactgaaaaaaaagatgCCTCTGCTTTATGGAATCCACTCATTAAACTTAATGTGACTTTGGGGGAGCAGTGAAGAAAGATGGCGGCTTTCACCAATAACAGAGAGATGGTGGGGTTGCCTGAGGTCTGTTACACTTCTTCCAGATCATTTTCGAAGCATGCACAATCCAATCATCGTTTCTGCATCAAAGGGGACTTGGTAGAAATTCAACACACTGTTGTACTTTATATCCAGCGTTGTGAGTTTTGGAGCCTTTTGATGTAGGAATTTTAAGATCCTAGTTTCAGTAACTTACAATCTCAGTATTACAAGCAGAAAAATACTGAGTTACTGAAAGTGAATGAACTAACCAGGAGTAGCTCTGCTTAGCTGCTTATCTACCCACAAAGATCCTTCAAGTTAAAGCAGCAGTGATTATGCCCTCAAAGTAAGAACTGGCTTCTTTCAGGTAATTACAGTTTCTCCCTGATCGTGCTTCCtgaaaatgtcttttaaaaatattgatgttttataataataataataaatgacttTGAGACTGACCATATCAGTATGGGTCACTGTATGCACAGTTCACTGTGATAAACAGCACTGTACAAATTGCTATTAAACTCTGTAAATAGAATTAGTTGTAATGTAGGAATGGTATTTTGGACTCTGTGTTAAATGTATGCAGAACTGAGTAAGAAGCCTTTTCAATAGTTACACAAGACAttgatgtggattttttttcctttctagtaCCTGActtttatggtttatggtttactccaattaaaaataatttgtcctaagaaaattgcatttatttttaaaatgaaccaTGAAAGCTCACTTTGTTTCCATTCAATGGGATATTAGAGCAGGTTATACAGTACTGGTTTACATAAGAAATACCTAATATATTAATGGACTCCTAATCATTGCATTCAGTTAATGACTCAAGCAATTATATACCTATGACATGATATCAAATCATAATTGCAGATTATTACTATGAAAAGtatcttttcttcttcatgtTCTCACTAAATTATTTCATTTAGAAACGGGCATGCCTCCGTGCGCATTTAGTAAGATGTTCCAAGTAAGTGGAAAACTAATATTGCATTGGCCAAAAGAAGACATGGGAATAATTGGCCTTGCAATTAGTGGCTGAGCTATCCCAGAAATGTACATGCATCTATGAAAAACAATTTTCAACATGAACAATACTGTACTATTTTTAATGGATTTCCTGCACCAGACTATTGGGTCTCAGTAACAGTGATATAGTGAGTGACTGAAAGTAACCTGATAATCACTGCACTTAAGCAATGTGTATGATAGAGAAAACAAAGGGCAAAATGATATGAAAGGACAAAGTTTGTATATGCTGAGATAAAGTGATACAGTACTTTGGACTGACTTCAAAGCAAAAACAATCTCCCAGATGCTCTGTAGTTCCCAGGTGTGTGCCTATCAGTAGTTCAAATCCAGTGgaaatttttatttcagttcccTTGATTCATCTCAAATCATGCAACAGTATGATTTGAGTCAGGGAGTGTATCCTTTGTGGTGAGGTCCTACATTTGTTGACTTAATTACTGGCTCAGACTGAGTTTTAGTAGGGATATTTTAGCTGCCGCAATTCTTTATGATAATTTCAGTTCAATCTGGAAAATCCAGCTCCGGAacattgtgtgtgtatatggCTTCCCCAGCAAAGAACCTGTCTGACCTTATGTGCTTGAACTACTACATACTATTTTCTTTAGCTTACTTTAATTTTGTACCCTTGGTGGTACTAGAGGGAAACTAGAGCATTATCCCTTATTCTGAGTAAATAGGCCTTTGTGAAAACATTGCCTTTTCTGCAGAATTCCACATGCTGACCTTGTAACTCCCCTTATAATGAATATATCTGTAGCAGAAGAGGACTGTATCTACTGCCTGTTACCAAGCCAGGTCCCTGAGTCACTAGGACAATTGCAGGTGTTCTATCCCTGCTTTATTGGgtcacaatttattaaaacaaGCCTAATTTCTCCTATTATTTATTGAtgcataatgtttatttttttcttcttttatagtctgatttttctatataatctaatctaatctttgataaaaataaattactactAGTTATCCAAGACAGTCTTCATTCAAAATGGtctgaaataaaatatagctTCATTTGGTTCTTGAGATATTAGAGTAGGGGTACAAAAAACCACAGCCTGAGAACTACATGCAGCCCACCACAATAATTTCTAGGACCTCCCAGAGCCCAACCCCAGATGCAGGGTCAAGAAAATGGCTTTTTCTGGAAATGGCTTTATTTTGGAGTTAGGGTGAGAAGCAAAGAGACAACATGGATGCCTTACACCTTGCCTAGTCTCAGTCCCCCATTTAATTCCTTTAAAACCCTGAATTCCTCCAACAGGTCTTCATCTgacccattttcattttttttaatagttttattaaaaattacaattacaaaaataaaaactaacaaactaaagaaaaaagaaaaatagcacagaaaagagaaaaataggaaaaaaaaagaaatataaaaagaaatgacttcccccttcatcacaagtacaaacaattttagtaacttatcaccttctcctaaaatacaacaaacaatctcttcttcccatatcccatctcttatctataaacaaatccttaaagccttgtcatttcagtcctgatcagcaaaagtccattatggGTTCCAGAGAtgacaacatacctattttaaccttgatcaaataaaccaactttatattccttccttttacagggagtccttgacttatgaccacaatagggactggaatttcagtcgtaagttgttgtggtcataagtcaagtcatCACGTGACCGGTCCCCCaattttatgactatttttacgatggatgttaagcaaatcagtgcagtcattaagcaaatcactgcagttgttaaacgaatgcagcttccccaatggactttttttgcTGCAAAGAAATTGCGAtgatgtgaccgcaggacactgcaactggtcgtaaatgcaagccagtcgccatgtgcccaaattgcaatcacatgaccacgggggtggTACGACGGTTGTAAGGGGGTGGTACGATGGTTGTAAGGGTGAgcacaggttgtaaagcactttttctcaggccattgtaactttgaaccatcattaaacgaacggacgtaagtcaaggactacctgtactttaacaAACTTGatatttagtcccttcaaataatgtcctagaacttgatttaattttttcgtcccttctcacaaaattcttcaaagctttaacaagcctcttctgtaaatccaatataggaaaattatcttgGTCtgctatttgtatatccctttaattattaagacatcagccagtttcttttgtatgtccagtgtagcatctttttcttgGCTTCTTTTACTTAATTTCAATAGAATTCTGCTCTAAAGTTGCACGATAGAAACTCTGTTTCTATaatgggaaaatatttctttAGAAATGCCCACATTTATCCATGCCACTATTTTTGATGCACTGGATAATCACAGAGCAATTATAAGGTCTTATTTTAAATAAGACTTTATTTAAACAAATGTGCAAGAGCAAAATAAAGGAAGTGAGACAAGACTGGTGAAAAGGGACAGTAGAATTCGAGTTGGAAAGAACATCTAAAGTAAACTTACCCAATTTCAGCATGGGAAATCTGTTGCAAAGCATCTTAAACAGAGAGCCACAACTTCTGTTTATAACCCTCTGATGAAAAAGAATATTCCACCTTTAGAGGCAGTGTAAGTTCACCCATTAAGCCATGTTTTGCTTACTGCAGTTTATGGACTAAACAGTTTGCTAGATTCACAACATGCTAaggcataaaccatggtttatcaatTACAGCGACTAAGCCACACCAAATAAACCACACTGTGCTTTACTGTAATAATGTATCATCCTAGCCTACCTCTATCATTACATCAAAGGCTGAAGTACCTATGATTGAGGCTTTTATTgagattattttttcttcctagcacttTTGCTGTGGATGCAGGGTCTGTTTATTGAGAATAGGAGCAATAAAAGCCTTAGGCAGTAATCCAGTGCTTGCTTACTTAAAACTCAGTGGAACCTGGTTCTGAGTAGATACGTAAAGCATATGATTAAGGCAGACGCTATTACAGTGCACGTACCAAATACCTCTGATTATTAATAACAGAACCATTATAGTTTATAGGTCCTGACTCTGATTGCTTTACTCTGACAAAAGATTATTAGTCACATAAAACAGTTGTGGCAATTTTTGAGCAACAGAAGCCAAATAAAAGCAGGGTTCCTACTTCATGGAGAGAAAAGTTCCACTTGCTGAAATTATATGCAACTCCTAGAAATGGTTGAGCTTTGTTTTCTACAGAAGAAGGAAATTTAAGTCTCATGGCTGAAACTACTCTTCCCAGCCCAAAGGCTGTAAAAAGAATGAGCAAACGTAACTTTAGTATGTTATTCAGGAGTATTAACGTAATGCAATATCCAGTTCAAAAGCTGTTGTTATTGTCCAAACAACAAACCTTTTTCAAAACCTTTAATTGGGTGACAAAAGTTAAGCAAGATTGGTCATAAGGTCTTTATATTAAAGGTGGTGTCAACTGTGAGCTTCATACAAGTGTCCTAAAAAAGTCTGGGTTTAATATGAAGGCAACAGTTGTGGTTCTTAGCTTGTGGTTTACTGCATCAACCCAGCTAACTTGCTTATTAAACAGACCAATTTAGTGTAATACAAATGTGCTGGGCATTCCAGTCTGTTTGGACAGCACAATGAACCATAAACTACAGTAGTCAACCTCATTTTGCCCTAGCATGTTACAGAAACTCAGCACACTTAATGGCTCAGTGTATCATGTAAATTCAGAAAATCGTGTTAATTGAATAAAACATGGATCAGTAAGGCACTGGCCAACATGTGAGTGTTGGCCGGTGTGGGGTGTGCTGTATCAAAACAGTTGGCTCATTTTAAAAAGGGCGAACTTTTTAAGCATAACCCATTACATAACAAAATATATGCCTCCTGTCATTAACCACACGGTGGAAGGAAGTAGAAGTTATTGCACCCAACAACAAAACTGCCTCGTATGTGCTTGGCTCCtcgcccattaaaaaaaaaatcatgtaagcGCCGCCTACAATTATTATACACCAGAAATGATCGACTGTGCGCGGGTCCTCCCCATTTTTAATACAATCACTCCTTTTTGTGGTGGCCTCATTTAGAAAGACATACCCAATTTCAGCAAAGGTAATCATAACACAACCATTCCCTTCCCAAAGCAGAGTCTTGTTAAATGCAAGCGGTCTCCACCCCATTCACTTCCGCGTCCTCCAAACCGGAAATTTAAGGTGTGCCACTCTTAATCATCCTCCCTCTTCAGCCTTGCCGGCGCCTCTGaagcaaagatttttttctccGCCGTGTCCTTCCATGCCTTGGTTGCAATTCAATTGGCCCGTCGTCCCTCACGTGACCACGGCTTTTCCGAGGTTGCGGCGCAGCGCTTTTCCTCAGGCTCGACCCTGCCGGGGTTAAGGAAAAACTCGCGGAGGCTGTACGGTGGGCGGGTGCGCTGAGCGTGAGGTAATGTGCGGGAAGAGAGGGCGTTCGGTGGAGAAAGGCTTCGGGAACAGAGGAAAGAGTGTGACAGCAAACGCTTTCTATGCTAGGGATGGGGAGACTTTTGTTAACGTACCTTAATGCCGGGAAAGTGCTAGAAGGCTGCACATCTTGTGAGCCGGCGAACAAACCTT contains:
- the ORMDL1 gene encoding ORM1-like protein 1; amino-acid sequence: MNVGVAHSEVNPNTRVMNSRGMWLTYALGVGLLHIVLLSIPFFSVPVAWTLTNIIHNLGMYVFLHAVKGTPFETPDQGKARLLTHWEQLDYGVQFTSSRKFFTISPIILYFLASFYTKYDPTHFILNTASLLSVLIPKLPQLHGVRIFGINKY